One window of Sphingobacteriales bacterium genomic DNA carries:
- a CDS encoding SDR family oxidoreductase, whose translation MNLDLSGKNALVCGSSQGIGKAAAEELALLGANVTLLARNEQRLKEVLPVLDVSKGQQHHYLCADFGLPEVVRQIVESELKTTNKAFHILVNNTGGPPGGPITNATADAFLQAYHHHLICNQLLSQTVLPGMKAAGYGRIINVISTSVKAPIPGLGVSNTTRWAVAGWSKTWANEVGQFGITVNNVLPGYTATQRLQSIINTRAANSQTTPEAIETEMFSTIPARRFGQAGEIAAAIAFLASPAAAYINGINLPVDGGRTDTL comes from the coding sequence ATGAATTTAGATTTATCCGGTAAAAATGCGTTGGTATGCGGCAGCAGTCAGGGCATAGGGAAAGCGGCTGCCGAAGAGCTTGCCTTGTTGGGGGCAAACGTTACTTTGTTGGCCCGTAACGAACAGCGTTTAAAGGAAGTATTGCCGGTTTTAGATGTATCGAAAGGGCAACAACATCACTACCTTTGTGCCGATTTCGGTCTGCCCGAAGTAGTAAGGCAAATTGTTGAAAGCGAACTTAAAACCACCAACAAAGCATTTCATATTTTGGTCAACAATACCGGAGGCCCTCCCGGCGGACCTATTACCAATGCCACGGCGGATGCGTTTTTGCAAGCCTATCATCACCACCTGATTTGCAATCAATTGTTGTCTCAAACAGTTTTGCCGGGCATGAAGGCTGCCGGATACGGACGTATCATTAACGTCATATCCACTTCGGTCAAAGCCCCTATTCCGGGTTTGGGTGTTTCGAACACCACCCGATGGGCAGTTGCAGGATGGTCAAAAACCTGGGCAAACGAAGTAGGACAGTTTGGAATAACGGTCAATAATGTGTTGCCGGGATATACCGCCACGCAACGATTGCAAAGCATCATCAACACGCGGGCCGCCAACAGCCAAACCACTCCCGAAGCTATTGAAACCGAAATGTTCAGCACCATACCTGCCCGCCGTTTTGGTCAGGCCGGAGAAATAGCTGCCGCTATTGCGTTTCTGGCATCTCCGGCAGCCGCCTATATCAATGGAATCAACCTTCCTGTTGACGGGGGCAGAACCGATACCTTGTAA
- a CDS encoding UDP-2,3-diacylglucosamine diphosphatase, producing the protein MDVQPVLSSPPNEKVYFVSDFHLGAPDSSQSLVREKKFVRFLNNIQYDATRLYILGDLFDFWFEYKKVVPKGYVRVLGKLAELADGGLPIYFFTGNHDLWMFGYFEQELGIPVYHRPVCVEIEGKMFMIGHGDGLGPNDKGYKILKKYFFTNRFCQKLLSILHPDLGIGLANYFSKKSRLATGTTDEHFLGEENEWLITYAKRKLQTQAIDIFVFGHRHLPLKIPIQNSLYINSGDWIKYNSYAIYQQQQIEIYYFNPD; encoded by the coding sequence ATGGATGTACAACCGGTACTAAGCAGCCCCCCTAACGAAAAAGTCTATTTTGTTTCCGACTTTCATCTGGGAGCACCCGACAGCAGTCAGAGTTTGGTTAGAGAGAAAAAATTTGTCCGGTTTTTAAACAACATTCAATACGATGCCACTCGTTTATACATCCTCGGCGATTTGTTCGACTTTTGGTTTGAATATAAGAAAGTAGTTCCTAAGGGATATGTACGTGTGTTAGGCAAACTTGCCGAATTGGCGGATGGAGGGTTGCCGATTTACTTTTTTACCGGAAATCACGACTTGTGGATGTTTGGATATTTTGAACAAGAATTAGGCATACCTGTTTACCATCGTCCGGTATGTGTTGAAATCGAAGGGAAAATGTTTATGATAGGGCATGGAGACGGATTAGGTCCCAACGATAAAGGATATAAAATTTTGAAAAAATATTTTTTTACCAACCGTTTTTGTCAAAAACTGCTTAGCATCCTGCATCCTGATTTGGGAATCGGACTGGCCAACTATTTTTCTAAAAAAAGCCGTTTGGCCACCGGCACCACCGACGAACACTTTTTGGGCGAAGAAAACGAATGGCTCATCACTTATGCCAAACGAAAACTACAAACACAGGCAATTGATATCTTTGTGTTCGGGCACAGACATCTCCCACTTAAAATACCAATTCAAAACAGTTTATACATCAATTCAGGAGACTGGATAAAATACAATTCTTATGCAATTTATCAACAACAACAAATTGAAATTTACTACTTTAACCCTGATTAG